The following nucleotide sequence is from Patescibacteria group bacterium.
TGATAATTCTTGAGCCACCCTCTGACTTTGGTTAAATCCACGCTCCCGCATTCGTATTTTGGAAAGCGGAATTGGGATAAGCAAAGGATTTTCAAATGAAGAGAACATATTCAATTCCGCCAATTCTTCCAGTAGGTATTCGTCTAACACTTCAGCAAACACTTTTGCAACCTTTTTACTTCCTTTGTATTTAAGTTGCCATATCAACTTTTTTATGAGTATATCTCGGTAATCAAAAAGTACAATTGTGTTTGGTATTTTTACAGTTTCTCTTCGTCTTTTTCTTGCGATTTTTTTGGACAATGTCTCGGCGGGTATAGATTCAGCTGCTCCTGTTGGAAATAGGAAATCTAGAATAAAATTGAGAATCTCAATACACTTTTTCATCCTACTGGAGACAGGTTCCGCTAGAAAGCTCTAGGGAAACTATACTAATTATATCGTTGTTAATTTCTTGATTTTTCATGTGTCTATAAATTTTGGGCGGAATTATAGGTATTTTTAATTTACTCATTACACTAACTTTTGTTATCTTTAACGGGATTCATATTTGTATTGTATGTTACTCTGTGCTCACATTATTGTGCAGTACTATATCCTTTTTTGATAACGGCATGTGTTATACTTTATTTACAAACGAACATAATACATGCAAAATCCTTTCAAAAAACTTTTTGAAGGACGTTTTATGCGTCAATCAGAAGAGTCGGTGCTCGGTGTTGATGTTGGTTCGTCTTCAATAAAAATTATACAGCTAAAGAAAAAGGGCGGAAGTGCAGTGCTTGAAACGTATGGTGAATTAGCACTTGGTCCGTATTCTGATCTTGAGATAGGGCAGGCGACTAATCTTACATCTGAAAAACTATCTGCCGCGCTTGCCGATTTACTCAAAGAAGCAAACACAACCACAAATAGTGGTGGTGTTTCCATACCATTTAGTTCCAGCCTAGTAACTCTAATACAAATGCCTGCAATAGAAGAAAAACAGCTTATCAAAATGATTCCGATTGAAGCGCGAAAATATATTCCGGTTCCCATCGGGGAAGTAACACTTGATTGGTTTATTATACCGGAGAGTGAAAAGAAGTTTATTGATTCAACTGTAGAACAAGACGATAAAAAACAAAAAGTAAAAAGCATTGACGTGCTGTTGGTTGCAATACACAACGATGTGCTCACCAAGTATCGAGAAATTGTCAAAGGAGCAAACATGACTGTGAATTTTTTTGAGATAGAGATTTTTAGCACGATTCGCGCAACACTAATCCAAACGCTCTCTCCAGTGGTTATATTTGATATGGGTGCGGCAACAACCAAACTCTATATTGTTGAGTATGGTATTGTCAAAGCATCACATCTGATTAATCGTGGTTCGCAAAATATAACGTTGTCGCTTTCAAAATCGCTAGGAATGAATATTGCAAAAGCCGAGGAATACAAGCGCGAAGTTGGGCTACTTGGAACGGGGGATCAAAAAAACGCAAACGAGGCAATGCTTTTGGTACTTGACCATATATTTGCTGAAACAAACCGGTTTGTGCTTAACTACCAGAAAAAATTTAACAAAAATATCGGACAGACAATACTTACCGGTGGCGGCTCAGTTCTCAAGGGGATGCTTGATTTGGCAACCAAAAATTTAAATACAGAGGTGTTACTCGCTGATCCTTTTTCAAAAATTGAAACACCAGCATTTCTTGAGCAAGTACTTAAAGAGGTTGGACCCGAGTTTGGTGTTGCTGTGGGGATTGCACTACGGAAACTACAGGAGACTGAATAACAATGTAGTATTTTTACGAGTAGCAAAGTATAATATATGCATAACGTAATATAACAGCATAATGGAGCCGAAATTCCAAACATCATTTATACCAAAGAAGCCGGTTTCAGCGGCACCGAAAAGCAAAAGCGGTAGTTCTGTCGGAATATTTTTTCTGCTTGGACTTATTTTATTTCTAACAGCAATTTCTGCTGCGGGAGGGTTGTTCCTCTATCAGCAGTATTTGAATCAAAGCATAGAGCGAAAATCAGCAAATCTTGAACGGGCTCGTGGTGCATTTGAACCGACATTAATAAGAGAAATGCATCGTCTGGATGTGCGAATGAAATCAGCTCAAGAAATTCTTGATAAGCACATGGCGCTTTCTGCGTTTTTTGAACTACTGGAAGAGACAACTCTTAAAAGTGTTCAATTTAATAATTTTAACTACTCGGTAGATAGTGAAGGTAAAATTAATATAGCACTGAGTGGCAATGCGCTTAGTTTCCAATCTGTAGCGCTTCAATCTGACGCTTTTGGAAACAGTGAATTTATAAAAGAGGCGATTTTTTCAGATTTAAATCTTGACCATAGTGGTAATATCGTTTTCAACTTTTCAGCAGTACTTGATCCATCACTGCTTTCATATTCTGATAGTATGGGATTTATAGAGTGAAACAATAAACTATTATAATGAAATTTTTTATTCAAATTTTCTTTGTTGCAACTACAGTCGGTTTGTTTTTTGGCTACATTGACCCTACCTATGATGATGTAAAAATTCGTATGGCAGAAGAACAAAATTTCAACGAGGCGCTTGATAAATCAAAAGAACTTCAAATAGTACGAGATAAGCTACTATCCAGATACAACTCATTTTCAACAAGCGATCTCAATAAATTGGAAAAATTACTTCCAGATAATGTAGATAATATTCGTCTTACACTTGATATTGATAATATAGCATCGGCATACGGTATGCGTATTAGAAATGTGGCAGTGAGCCAATCCTCAGTTGCCTCAGGCAGCACTATAGGACCGAGTGACAAACCATATGAGACTGTGACACTGTCGTTTTCAGTAATAGCTCCATATGAGGAGGTACTTCGCTTTCTTAAAGATCTAGAAAGAAGTTTGAGAATTGTTGATGTAGCAAAACTGTCACTCATTGCTTCCACTGGAAGTTTGTACGAATACCAGATAAGTATTGAGACCTACTGGCTTAAGTAAATCAACCATATATGAAAAAGATGCGAAATATATTATTCATACTTCTCACTCTGGCGGTTGCGTTTGCTATTTATTCGTACTTTTTTACTGGAGATCGGAGCACCACATCACTCTTAGTTTCTGAGCAGATAAACACCGGAGGGGAATCATCTGTTGAACGTGAGCTACTTGTACTATTACTTGAGTTGCGCTCGGTTGAGCTTACAGGGAATATTTTTGATAGCCTTTCGTTTAAGAGTTTGACTGATTTTGGTCAGGAGCTCATACCTGAACCAGTAGGAAGACCAAATCCATTTGCACCGATTGGGGTAGAGTAATAGCGTTGAGTGGGATTAGAAAGTTAATTAGAAAATCTTGAGGGATGAATCCCGATAGTAATCGCGGACACCAAAACAATATATGACAAAAAAGTTGATTATTGATAAAAGTATAATGTTAGGACGAGGATAGTTTCTGTCCGTGCCCTATTACTATCGGGATGAATCTTTTAAATGCACTAGTAAAACAAAACATTGTTGACCAAGAAGATGTCGCAGTGATAGAAGAAGAAGTTCGTTCTTCCGGAGCTTCGGTTGAAGACGTGTTGGCGAAAAGGGGTGTTGATTCCAATGTAGTTTTGCGTGCCAAAGGTGAACCACTTAATGTCCCATCCAGAGAAATCGGTGGTGAGACAATACCATTTGAGATACTCAACTATATACCAGAAGAATCAGCAAAGCACTACCAGTTTGTTCCGATTGGGGTCGCAGATGGAGTACTCGAAGTTGGAATTATTAATCCTGACAACATAGAAGTAATTGATGCACTTAATTTTATCTCTGCAAAAATAAATCTCCCGTTTAAGTTATTTGTCATTTCGCAGAAAGATTTTGATAAAGTAATACAGATGTATAAAGGACTCTCCGGTGAAGTCGGAAAAGCGCTCACCGAGCTTGAGAGCGAGCTAGTCGAAGAACATCATTTAGAGGAGAAGAAAACCGAAAAAACAGAAGGTCCGCCCACTCAAAGTGGGGATACAACGGTCATAAAAGAAGATGCTCCGGTTACAAAAATGGTGGCTACCATACTTCGTTACGCAGTCGAGGGAGAAGCTTCAGATATTCATATTGAACACATTGGCAATGCTGTTCGGGTGCGTTTTCGTGTTGATGGTGTATTAAAAACCAATATTCAGCTTCCAGCAAAAGTGCATCAAGCTGTCATTGCACGAATAAAAATTCTCTCTTCTATGCGTCTTGATGAAAAACGCAAACCGCAGGACGGGCGTTTTTCAGCAACTATTGCAGGTAGAAAAATTGATTTCCGAGTTTCCACATTTCCAGCATTCTATGGAGAAAAGGTTGTTATGCGAATATTAGATGCTTCCAGAGGACTGCAGAAGCTTGATGAAATGGGATTGAGTGAAGAGAACATTAAGATTATAAAGGATGCCATACTACGACCATATGGGCTCATACTCATTTCAGGTCCGACAGGGTCAGGTAAGACGACAACACTCTACGCCATGTTGAATGAGGTAGACAAAGAGGAGAAAAACGTGCTCTCGCTTGAAGATCCTGTGGAGTACAATATACCCGGCATGAATCAGTCGCAAGTCAGGCCTGAAATTGGATATACGTTTGCAACAGGACTGCGCACTACTCTGCGGCAGGATCCCGATATTATTATGGTTGGTGAGATAAGGGATAAAGAAACAGCAG
It contains:
- a CDS encoding type II/IV secretion system protein; its protein translation is MNLLNALVKQNIVDQEDVAVIEEEVRSSGASVEDVLAKRGVDSNVVLRAKGEPLNVPSREIGGETIPFEILNYIPEESAKHYQFVPIGVADGVLEVGIINPDNIEVIDALNFISAKINLPFKLFVISQKDFDKVIQMYKGLSGEVGKALTELESELVEEHHLEEKKTEKTEGPPTQSGDTTVIKEDAPVTKMVATILRYAVEGEASDIHIEHIGNAVRVRFRVDGVLKTNIQLPAKVHQAVIARIKILSSMRLDEKRKPQDGRFSATIAGRKIDFRVSTFPAFYGEKVVMRILDASRGLQKLDEMGLSEENIKIIKDAILRPYGLILISGPTGSGKTTTLYAMLNEVDKEEKNVLSLEDPVEYNIPGMNQSQVRPEIGYTFATGLRTTLRQDPDIIMVGEIRDKETAELAIQAALTGHLVLSTIHTNNAVGVVPRLLEMGIDPYLIPPTLIIAMAQRLVKVLCPKSGKQVPVEDSLKIMIDKQFEDLPEKYKKEISEIKYVYEAEPSKNCPNGTKGRIAVFEVMTMSKELEKVILENPTDASIRKVARDAGMITMKEDAILKSSQKIIPFREVNTLGGTFLSVE
- the pilM gene encoding type IV pilus assembly protein PilM, translating into MQNPFKKLFEGRFMRQSEESVLGVDVGSSSIKIIQLKKKGGSAVLETYGELALGPYSDLEIGQATNLTSEKLSAALADLLKEANTTTNSGGVSIPFSSSLVTLIQMPAIEEKQLIKMIPIEARKYIPVPIGEVTLDWFIIPESEKKFIDSTVEQDDKKQKVKSIDVLLVAIHNDVLTKYREIVKGANMTVNFFEIEIFSTIRATLIQTLSPVVIFDMGAATTKLYIVEYGIVKASHLINRGSQNITLSLSKSLGMNIAKAEEYKREVGLLGTGDQKNANEAMLLVLDHIFAETNRFVLNYQKKFNKNIGQTILTGGGSVLKGMLDLATKNLNTEVLLADPFSKIETPAFLEQVLKEVGPEFGVAVGIALRKLQETE
- a CDS encoding ComF family protein, coding for MKKCIEILNFILDFLFPTGAAESIPAETLSKKIARKRRRETVKIPNTIVLFDYRDILIKKLIWQLKYKGSKKVAKVFAEVLDEYLLEELAELNMFSSFENPLLIPIPLSKIRMRERGFNQSQRVAQELSERMPILKLETGVFARVKDTPSQTSLHGKNMRMESIKGAFAVSDPQKIKGQDVILLDDVITTGSTMNEARHTLLSAGARKVMCVALAH
- the pilO gene encoding type 4a pilus biogenesis protein PilO, which codes for MKFFIQIFFVATTVGLFFGYIDPTYDDVKIRMAEEQNFNEALDKSKELQIVRDKLLSRYNSFSTSDLNKLEKLLPDNVDNIRLTLDIDNIASAYGMRIRNVAVSQSSVASGSTIGPSDKPYETVTLSFSVIAPYEEVLRFLKDLERSLRIVDVAKLSLIASTGSLYEYQISIETYWLK